From one Tetragenococcus osmophilus genomic stretch:
- a CDS encoding RluA family pseudouridine synthase codes for MEFSYVYHKYEPQQVKFFLKEQGISKRLLAKIKFQGGQIFVNDQVENVLYPLKTKDTVRVIIPDEGSHETLLPDETPIDIVFEDEHLLVVNKPAGVPSIPAQYHPNKTMANRVKSYYQKQDYKDQVVHVVTRLDRDTSGLMLFAKHGFSHALLDKQLANKQLGKKYQAIISGDLTKLRSHDTIDLPILRDLTSIIKRQTGDGGKPAKTEYWLKQENETHALVDVCLHTGRTHQIRVHFAAIGFPLVGDELYGGTTSLSLKRQALHCRELTFTHPFTQEKLCFKQNLPSDMKKIM; via the coding sequence ATGGAATTTTCTTATGTTTATCATAAATATGAACCCCAGCAAGTCAAATTTTTCTTAAAAGAACAAGGAATTTCCAAAAGATTACTTGCAAAAATTAAATTTCAAGGGGGCCAAATTTTTGTTAATGATCAAGTAGAAAATGTGTTATATCCATTAAAAACTAAAGATACTGTAAGAGTTATTATCCCTGATGAGGGTAGTCACGAAACTTTGTTGCCAGATGAGACACCAATTGATATTGTTTTTGAAGATGAGCATTTATTAGTCGTTAATAAACCTGCGGGAGTTCCTTCGATTCCGGCGCAGTATCATCCTAATAAGACAATGGCTAATCGCGTGAAATCCTATTATCAAAAACAAGATTATAAAGATCAAGTCGTTCATGTAGTGACACGCTTGGATCGGGATACTTCAGGGCTCATGCTATTTGCCAAACATGGTTTTTCTCATGCTTTACTGGACAAGCAGTTAGCTAATAAACAATTAGGTAAAAAATACCAGGCGATTATTAGCGGTGATTTAACAAAGCTTCGCTCTCATGACACGATAGATTTACCAATTTTACGAGATCTGACTTCTATTATTAAACGACAAACTGGAGACGGTGGAAAACCAGCGAAAACAGAATACTGGCTTAAACAAGAAAATGAGACGCACGCTTTGGTGGATGTTTGTCTACATACAGGAAGAACGCACCAGATTCGTGTACATTTTGCCGCTATAGGGTTTCCTTTGGTTGGCGATGAATTATATGGAGGAACAACATCTTTGTCACTTAAACGACAAGCTTTACATTGTAGAGAATTAACCTTTACCCATCCATTTACACAAGAAAAGCTTTGTTTTAAACAAAATCTTCCATCTGATATGAAAAAAATAATGTAA